A genomic stretch from bacterium includes:
- the argJ gene encoding bifunctional glutamate N-acetyltransferase/amino-acid acetyltransferase ArgJ has product MKTYKRINGGITAPHGFLASGISCGLKKKQDAKDLMLIYSEVPAVAAGTVTTNLVKAAPVLVDIEQLKSGTAQAVLANSGNANACTGKSGLQNAWEMVKLTAKYLQIPASSVLIASTGVIGQPLNMDKIRPGIKRAVESLSTTGANDAMYAIMTTDTFPKEIALELMITGKPVRIAGIAKGAGMIAPNMTITGKHATMLCFLTTDCAISKSALSTALQEAVSQSFNCITVDGDTSTNDTVLILANGLAGNNKINSRSSAGFSAFQSALNYVCAELARLIVQDGEGATKFVEIQIKNARTVKEAKQIGFTIANSPLVKTALFGNDANWGRIMAAIGRSGVAINPEKIDIVLAGSKQRVSSRTGETQLPLVINGQGTGFNEQKAKEILQSPEIKLVIDLHLGKAGITVQTCDLSFDYIKINASYRS; this is encoded by the coding sequence ATGAAAACTTATAAACGTATCAACGGCGGGATTACCGCTCCGCACGGGTTCCTCGCATCAGGAATCTCCTGCGGATTGAAAAAGAAACAGGATGCGAAAGATTTAATGCTGATTTATTCCGAAGTACCGGCAGTCGCTGCCGGAACGGTTACGACGAATTTAGTTAAAGCGGCGCCGGTTCTAGTTGATATAGAACAACTCAAATCCGGAACCGCACAAGCGGTTCTCGCTAATTCGGGGAATGCGAACGCGTGCACCGGCAAATCGGGATTGCAAAATGCTTGGGAAATGGTCAAACTGACTGCAAAATATTTACAGATACCAGCATCATCAGTTCTCATTGCGTCAACCGGTGTTATTGGCCAACCGTTGAACATGGATAAAATCAGACCGGGAATTAAACGAGCGGTGGAATCATTATCAACTACCGGCGCGAACGATGCAATGTACGCGATTATGACTACCGATACATTCCCAAAAGAAATCGCTCTTGAACTGATGATCACTGGCAAACCGGTTCGAATCGCAGGAATTGCGAAAGGTGCAGGAATGATTGCTCCGAATATGACCATCACTGGCAAACATGCGACTATGCTTTGCTTCCTGACCACGGATTGTGCGATATCGAAATCAGCGTTATCAACCGCACTGCAGGAAGCGGTATCACAATCGTTCAACTGTATTACCGTTGATGGTGATACCAGCACCAACGATACCGTGTTAATTTTAGCGAACGGTCTCGCTGGAAATAACAAAATCAATTCGCGTTCTTCTGCTGGATTCTCCGCATTCCAATCTGCATTGAATTATGTCTGTGCTGAACTTGCACGGCTGATTGTTCAAGATGGCGAAGGAGCAACGAAATTTGTTGAAATTCAAATTAAGAATGCTAGAACCGTCAAGGAAGCAAAACAAATCGGGTTTACGATTGCCAATTCACCGTTAGTCAAAACTGCTCTTTTCGGGAACGATGCGAATTGGGGTAGGATTATGGCAGCGATTGGAAGAAGTGGTGTCGCGATTAATCCGGAGAAGATTGATATTGTTTTAGCGGGTAGCAAGCAACGGGTATCGAGCAGAACAGGAGAAACGCAACTCCCGCTGGTTATAAATGGACAAGGAACCGGTTTTAACGAACAGAAAGCGAAAGAAATCTTACAATCGCCGGAAATAAAACTGGTTATCGATTTACATCTAGGGAAAGCGGGAATCACAGTCCAGACCTGCGATTTATCGTTCGACTATATAAAAATTAATGCTAGCTATAGAAGCTAA